The Salvelinus fontinalis isolate EN_2023a unplaced genomic scaffold, ASM2944872v1 scaffold_0032, whole genome shotgun sequence DNA window ACTTCCTCCCAGCTGTAGTCAGCCAGGCAGATGGGCTGGCGAATCCAGGGCTGCAACAGGAGCTGCTCCAGGGTCATTCTCTGTTGGGGGTCAGGCTGCAGCATTCCTGACAGCATAGCATGCAGGTCTGGGGGAGCACAGGAAGAGGTCAGACACCATTCACAGCACTGTTTAGTAGCAGGGTTgtggaaaaaaaagaaaaaaaggctGGTCAATTTTATTAATTTAGAAAATACAATAACAAATCCCGGTATTTCCCGCCAAAACCATTACAGCATATACATGTCTGGATTTGAGTGGCATGAAAACAAGCTGGATGCTACCTGAGGtagatgagccctacattaaaatGTATGAGACCAAGTTTGTGCTGTTATCCAACACAGAAAAATATAGGTCGATAGATGTATGctcttgggtaaataaatgaaacaagCTCCAGTAATCTTGTGTGGACTGTATTATTTGACTGAAATTACACATCTTGTTCAACCCATGAAGTTGAGAACAAGCGATGCTGGTGAAGGACATGTGGCCTACAAAGTTATAAAAATGTGCAAATAGTAGGTTGACAGCCTACCTTTCATGTTGCGCTATGTGCATATTACTTTACCCCTTTCTCAGTTAAATGAAAGTTTAGTTGTTCTCATTCTAATGACATGCTTGAATAATTCACTTATCATTGAATGGTCGTGTTTTTGGCCATCACTAGTTCTCACGCTTCAAAAGGCAGAGTTTTTTTTGCCGCGGCATTTAACATTCAGAATCCCTCAGCTCCAGAAATGctcaaaatacaaataaaaaaaggttCCAATGAAGCTATTGTAGTAGCTTTTCCTGGGACTCCACAATAGCTATATGGAGAGAGGCCAGAGCAGGTGCATATTGTGCAAGAGTAAGACCGTTAAATATacaaggctgttctgagggcaaaaagggggttCAAcgcatattaggaaggtgttaatATGTACATGCTGTATATCAATCTTGATCAGGATTAGCCATTTGAGGCAACTTGAATGGAATTGATGCTAGAGGATGGCAGAGAGCGAGCGCACACGGATTTATAAAAAAAACTTGATGATTGCGCATGCTGACAATATCGATTTATATATGCGctgtgtaaactcagcaaaaaatataGTTTTTAAAAAGCATCCCGTCTTTCAAGTACCCCGTCTTTCAAAGAAATCGTAaatatccaaataacttcacaaatcttcattgtaaagggtttaaacaccgtttcccatgcttgttcaatgaaccataaacaattaatgaacatgcacccatggaacggttgttaagacactaacagcttacagacggtaggcaattaaggtcagttaggacactagaggcctttctattgactgaaaaacaccaaaagaaaaaaaGGTGGCCAGTGCAATAAATTCCAATgtttgtactgtgagacgcctaagacagcgcaacAGGGAGataggatgatcagctgtccgtcctcgcagtggcagaccacgtgtaacacctgcacaggatcggtacgtcACATCTGccgacaggtacaggatggcaactgcccgagttacaccaggaacgcacaaatcctccatcagtgctcagactgtccgcagtaGGCtgggaggctggactgagggcttgtaggcctgttgtaaggcagttcCTTTCCAGCAACATCAGCTATGggcaaacccaccatcgctggaccagacaggactggcaaaaagtgctcttcactgacaagtcgtggttttgtctcaccagggatgatggtcggattcacgtttatcgtcaaaggaatgagtgtTAGAGGCCTgtagtgggatcgatttggaggtggagggtacgTCATGgtgtggggcggtgtgtcacagcatcatcggactgtgcTTGtcatcattgcaggcaatctcaacactgcattacagagaagacatcctcctccctcatgtagtacccttcctgcaggctcatcctgacaatgccaccagtgctatgcatgatttcctgcaagacaggaacgtcagtgttctgccatggccagcgaagagcccagatctcaatcccattgagcacatctgtaaactgttggatcggagggtgagagccattcccccagaaatgtctgggaacttgcaggtgccttggtggaagagtggtgtAATAGGACATTTCTTTTGCAGAGATAGATCTATCCATCCATTTACACACAAATAAACATGCAAATATTagcaattttactgagttagttcatataaggaaattcaTAAGGAATTCATTAGGCCCCAATCTAAGGGAATTCACATGAacgggaatacagatatgaatcGGTTGGTCAAAGATACCTTTAAGAAAAAGTAGAtaagtggatcagaaaaccaaatGGTGTGACCATTTGTCTCATCTCCAGAGTTGatcaaatttaatttgtcacatgcgcctattacaacaggtatagaccttactgtgaaatgcttacaatcCCTTAAGGCAGTTCAAGAAATTGAGTTAAATATTTAaactaataaaaagtaacaataacgaggctatatataggggtatcacatcaatgtgagggggtacaggttagttgaggtaatttgtacatgtaggtaggggtaaagtgactatgcatagataaacagTGAGCCAacgtaaatagtccaggtggctaTCTGATTAatttttcagcagtcttatggcttggggatgaaagttgttaaggagcctttgtcctagacttggcgcgaGTAGACAGAGAACAGTGTATGACTTGTGTGGCTGGATTCTTATTTTTatattgggccttcctctgacacagcctagtgtagaggtcctggatggcaggaagcttggccccagttatgtactgggccatacgcactaccctctgtagctccttacggtcggatgctgagcagttgccataccaggcggtgatgcaaccggtcaggatgctcttggcGGTGCAGCTGAAGAACTgactgaggacccatgccaaatcttcagTCTCCAGAGAGGGAAAAtgtgttgtgccttcttcacgactgactttggaccatgatagtttgttggtgatgtggacacgctccactacagccctgtcgatgtgaatgggggtgtgttcgGCCTTCCTTTATCTCTAGTCCACGACtagctcctttgtcttgtataCGTTGAGGCCTGTGGAATCTtttcccactcttcaatggctgtcgCAGTCGCTGGACATTGGTGGGAACATGCTGGCGTACCCGGTGACCCAGAGCATCCTAAACATGCTcattgggtgacatgtctggtgtgtatgcaggccatggaagaaccgggacattttcagcttcctggaatagggtacagatccttgcgacatggcaTGATAAAACACGGCCTGAAACATACGGTGATGGCAGCGGTTAAattgcacgacaatgggcctcaggacctTGTCACTAAAATTTCAATCAATAAAATTGTGTTCTTTGTCCGTAAGCTATGCCTGCCAATTTTTGTGCATATGTAacttttctgggatattttagctcatgaaacaaaTACTTTACATgttccatttatatttttgttgagtataatttaacagttccattaCATGTCATGCTGTTCATAGAAAGAAAACAAAGTTCGGTTTCTAGCAGTTATTTATCCCAGGAGTTTGCGTGAAATCTAAATCTTGGTAACCTGGTACACACTATTACACCGGTTTCTGACTGATGTCCTACCTGGAGACAAAGGGAAGGGGGGCTTGAGTTTGGACTGCAGGGTCTCCTCCATGTCGCAGAAAGGGTTCTCACCGAACAGCAATGTGTAGAGCAGCACCCCCAGAGACCACAACTCCAGCTCTGGACCGCTGTAGCTACGCAACACAGGAGAGGAACCCACagtaaacaaggaactgacagtaAACAAAAAAAAAGGACCACCATGTACAGGATTGCTCTCATTTGGCATTTCCTAGTTTATAGTTTTATAAAATCATGTTGCAAAAACTGTTTTGTCCTAACAGTTGTGTATACTACCCCCTCTGCCACTTCTCAAGGCCAatacaggctgtgtgtgtttatagggATTTTTCTGCATTTCATTTTTGGGGGAACGAAAAACACCTTGTATAAACTTAATGACTAACACACATTTAGGTAAAATATAAATCTTGGAAAAATAAGTCAGCAAAAGAAAAGCTTAACAGCCAGGAAGAATTACAATGAATTTAGCAGTATTGATTGTGTGATGTTTAAGCAaaacacagcattagccatgccaaaatgcatagaattgcacaaaattagctttaaaacatcAAAATGTTAGCGCCATGGCATaatgctgcttttgcaacagcgaTCCTAATAAAATTCCAAAATTGTGTACATTTGCAGGAAATTGGCTTAAATTCAGACATTTCTACAGCGCCAAGATGGGGGCCTCTAAGTTTGTTTAAATTCAGCCGTGCATTGCCACAACTCCAGTCATTCCCCTGCAACGCTATCACCTAAGCCCCTtcttgatccagaaaaaaaaacCTGTGCACTTACGGGTTGCCCTTCAGCACCTCTGGGGAGCAGTACTCCAGTGTGCCACAGAAGGTGTAGAAAAGCTTCCCTGGAGCCAGCGGGATAGCAGAGCCAAAGTCTATGAGTCTGATGTGGAACTCTGTGTTAATGATGATGTTCTCATCCTTGATGTCCCTGTGGAGGATGCCTTCGTTCCTCAGATACACCACCGCTGCCACcaactggagggggggggggggagaaaaggAGATGGTGAgacagaaagtggtgacatttCACACAATACCATCACATTGTTCTGCCCATATTCTGTTTCGATTCTACACACAGGTGCAAAGAGGCAAAGCGCCCATtcttcctctgtcttcctgtcccgtACCTGTCTGAAGATGTAGCTGGCCAGAGGCTCGTCCAGCTGGGGCTGTTTGTCTATGAACTCAAACAGGTCCAGACCCTCCCCATGCTTTTCCATCACCATCTGGAAATAACCCTCATTCTCAAACACCTCCAGGACCTGAGTCACACAGATGAGAGAATAAACAGATACATGTTAGGAAAAGAGCCTCTAAACTGTTTAGTGTAGAAGGTTTGTGTTATTCTGTATGGAGGAGATGTGGGTTACCACTGAGAACCACATTAAAAACATGGAACAAACAAACTAAAAAAAAGTTGTTGCCTTGACGATGTTGTGGTGTGTCAGGCGGGTGAGTATGGCGACCTCCTGGCTGACGCGGCCCAGCACGGGGTCATCCACCCAGCATTCACTGACTATTCTTCCCTTCCTGATAAACTTCACCACCACCTACACACATAGGAGGGACAATCACACTTTAACACTATTTGAATACACAAATCCAGGAGTTACCTTTTCATAAACTGAATTTGGATGCAGTGAAGCGCCCACATTGACGTCATACAGTTACCTGGAATTCAAAGCTATTTTGAGTCACATTTTCtataattattatatatttatttaaatacACTCCCCTCCATAAAGATACGTTATGGTACTCATAAGGTGCGCGAGTGGTTGGTCTTCACCTTTACTAGTAAAAATGTAACGAGTCCCCAGTCaacctcaccttctctctgtcaGAGCGTCTGCAAGCCTGCCAGACAAAGCCGAAGGCCCCTTTCCCCACGGCGTGGAGCGGCTGGTACAGCTCTGAGAACTGCCCATCGCACGCACGGGAATGGTCCAGGTCCAAAGTGGAGAGCAGCGCCTCACCGGCTCCGCCACGGCTGGCCTCCAAGATCGCCTGAGCCAAAATATACAAATAAAGTGCCATCAAAGTaaacacaccccttgactttcattattttgttgtgttacagcccaaatTTTAAACATTacattgtgtcactggcctacatacaaAAACAAAGTGTAAAAGTCAATTTCTACAAATTAAACAAATGGAGCCGAAATGTCAATGAGTATTCAACcccgttatggcaagcctaaataagttcaggagtatacATTTCCTGAACAAATCACAAgtcgcatggactcactgtgtgcaacaGTGTTTCAGataatttttgaatgactacctcatctctgtaccccacacaattatctgtaaggtccctcagtcaagcagatTCAACCAataagaccagggaggttttccgatGCCTGGCAAAGGGCTCCTAATGGTATACGGATCAAAATAAACTAAAAACAGACATTgagtatccctttgagcatggtgaagttattaattacaatgtggatggtgtatcaatacacccagtcactacaaagatacaggtgtccttcctaactcagtttctggagaggaaggaaaccgcttagggatttcaccatgaggccaatggtgactaaaACAGTTAGTTTAATGGCAGTGGAACAGCATTGtagttaatccacaatactaacctaattgactgaAGAGAAAGCCTGtacaagaaaaaaaaacattctaaaacatgcatcctgtttgcactaAGGCACTAAAGTTAAACTGGAATTAACATCAAGTACAAACACAGTGGTAtgttggggaaaatccaacatctgagtaccacttcatattgtcaagcatggtggtggctgcatcatgttatgggtatgcttgtcactggcaaggactagggagtttatgATAAAAGAAGAGGAAACCCTTttacagtctgctttccaacaaacattccttccagcaggacaaaaaAAAAAGCCAAATACACTGGAGTTTaccatgttcctgagtggcctagttaaagTTGACTTCAATCAGAttcaaaatctatggcaagacttgaaaatggctgtctagcaatgatcagcaaCTTGGCAGAGGTTGAAGAATTTAAAAGAAtgtgaaaatattgtacaatccaggtgtggaaagagtGGAGGAAAGGAGTATAATCACTGTCAAAGGAGTCTAAATTGGTATTCaacaccctgagtcaatactaaCTAATCAAGATGGCGTCTTATTTCAAATATGACAACTTTCATTCCAGTTTGACTAGAGTATTGTGTAGATAATAGAAAATTCTATCCACTTTAAGCTGACTTTGTAACAAATTGGGGAGGTAAAGCAGTGTGAATACATCAATGTTTGCAGCAGAATACTCATATATTTACCAGACCGGGTGAAAGCAAAAATCTTTCAACCTGTCCAATTCAACCAAACAATTTAAGAAAAAAGGTGATTTTTCAAGATTAAGCAGGAGTTTACACACTGTATACTGACCTCTCCCAGACTGAGTGAGGATGAGTTTTGTAGTGAAGCTCTGTTGCTGTAGATGCCACTATGATGCAACATGGCCTCCTGCTGTCCAGGCCTGCTCAgccacacacagaccacacacctAGCCCCCTGAAGCTCAGCCCTACGGATCTCACACTGCACCTCTGgaggaaagaaagggagaggCTATAATTAATCCTCGTAGTTCTAAAACCAACTTTGTAatagagtaccacagagctgATTACACACCATCTTAAGGAGTTGCTCTAGACCTGGAAGCTCAGCTCTTCTCAAAGATAAAAGCTAAGTGAGAGATTGTGAAGAGGTACCAACCAATTCTTGTTCCATCCCTGTGGTAAACACTTCCATCATAGCTCCCCTCTGTGATGTGCTGTGGGGTCTTGGAGCACTCATTCTCCTGCTGCTTCTTAGGGGTGGAGGTGTTGGGAGGGGCATCCGAGATCAACtgcatctctccattcatctgtCTAGAGTCCTGGCTTTGGACGTTGTGGAGAACAGAGAATACAGCCCACTGGTCACGTTCGTCCTCCCCCGCCAGTCCTTTTAATTGACTGTTCCGGACCTCCACACATCCGGGTCCCTCTTCCTGGTCGGACTCGACCACGTACGGTGAAGGGGTACGCAGGAGTTCGGCGGTATCAACCGAGGTATGGGAGAAGTCATCATCACCTCCAACACCAGGCAGCTCTAGAACTCCACTCAGGTTCAGGTCGGCCATGGCCCGAGTCACCAGCTCCCCATTGGTGTCCAGGTCCAGGTAGCAGCTGGCCGAGTCCACAACCTGGGCTGTCCGGGAGGTGACCGCCGTCGGGCTGGACCCCCCATGACACCCAGCCCACTTCTCACAGAACCCTGAGGAGGAGCGGCTGCCCAGGGAGATCACCTCGAAGCTGGAGTCCTGCACAGCTGACAGGTCACACAGCTGCTGGGGGTCTTTGGCATGGTATGGGGTGGGGCGGCAGGGCCGTGCTCGGCTGCGCTCATCCATGGTTGGAGTGCCTTAAGTAATACAAATAACACACTTCTACATTAAAGTCCATTCTCAGAGGAAAATTTGAGGTGAAGTTGGACGTCAAACTCTTTTTTTTTAATAATCACAATTTGTTAGCTAATTCATACCTGGTCCTACCCCACTGAGGGGTTGCCCTCCTGGGCTACAGGTTGGAGGGTGAGTGAGTGACAGGCAGAGTACATCGCCTCTCTCCACCAGGGCAAAGGACTGTAGCAGGTCGTGGGTGTCGTCTCCACTGTCACACTGGCTGGGACACGGGGCCACCTGGGTAGCTTCTTCCATCAGTTCTGCAGTGTCATCAACCCTGTGAAGAGAAACTTAGTTAGGCACCTAGCCCCTGCAGAAACATTGACAGTTCAGCTCCGTCTCATATCAACCACTATCATTAAACACTGCATGTACATCCACAACATCTTCATTAGGTTAGCAGCTGGCCTACCTCAGGGCCTCTCACCTGCTGACTTTGATCATTGCCGTTAAGTTTGTCTGATTCATTCAAGTGGGAAGTCAGGTGTCAGAGGTAAATGTGGAAATTAAAACCAATATGAAAACAGGACTCCCCCACACATGGTTATTTCAGGACTTAACTTGTCCATAAGTGACTTACCTGATCATGGGTGTGGAGGTAACCTCcggagggtccagggtggagGGAGTGCTGCCCTGCTGCTCCAGTCTGGTACTGGAGCCAGTGAAGATCCTGCCCTTCCCAGTAGAGAGGTTTCTCCCCTGTTCTTCCTTTTGCACCATGGCCATGTCACCAGCCAGCAGAGAGCTGGGGTCTAGACAGccagaaacaaacaaaaatgtttCTTCCCCAAATCTAATTACTCAGGATTGTTATTCCCTTGACTGCATTACTTGGATTCTGAAAAAACTAAGTGATTTGAGATGACAAACCCAGTGAACATGAATAATCAACAAAGCAATGAAAACCAGGTAGATTATCACATCTAAATGATGCACGAAGAGGCAGAACACTGACAATGTAGAAAGGAAATGGATTTCATGAGTAACACAAGCACTAGTAACACTTCAGAAATGCACGTTAGTGATGAGTGAGAGCCAACCTTTTCCCTGTTGAAGTTTGCCTCCCATTGGGAATGTGGGAATGGGATGAGTGACTGTGTTAGCAgcagggacagggttaggatgACCAGAGTATACACAGGGGTCTGGAAGGGGAACAGAGTTAATGCTCCATTTACTGGAGATGAAGGAAAAACAAGGAATCTGACAAACACCCATAGCTGGATGCCAGCCAATAGAGTTGTTTCATGGAGTGGAAAGCACCAATTGgattagagcaggggtgtcaaagtcaaatggacggagggccaaataaaaaaatttagctacaagccgagggccggactgttcgaatgttcattgaaaaaaattttaaatgacgcatatagtctagtgaacctaattgaacctactgaaaacctaacaaatatattccaatatgatcagataaataaagcaatattttcttatggctctgtcagtaatctttaattttcaacagacacaaaagacaaattt harbors:
- the pask gene encoding PAS domain-containing serine/threonine-protein kinase isoform X3, with translation MSLWTESRWTENQGNPRAKGDTVHVVKDDDSDLLEDDSFDLNKSYPCVGRPLYKGQALERWRFPGFIAGDSQNSCSSVAMRDIQIPSRHGSGSHSQSDSLSTVSESDRTLLSLLTCAGGFALSGPPAVHNPNKAVLTVDCKSTKILASNVKACTLFECTSNDLIGQKLSCFLKKTNQVLEEALSEGCLQTDGNVAVVSGKVLDAVSQRGTEVPVSVWTQRQSQEGQHCLVMMERVERISAHVSFSQDGSILSCDLVFAHLHGYRQTEELTGMSIREMIPSLHIPLHSRALPKMLRVQRVTSRCRGGTSLLLCIKLQGAVVCGKPQQLKDGDGLGGPEPQNTPGGPEDQQGSPVSSPVCRAPLPEHCENGKELSSGVKENSSLLSPGSGLVYSGTVWVFAPLSGLLTLHPDGSINSIHNHLSLSLLGFGNAELQGKDVTFLIPAFYDWFCGLENGVITLPQQPGGELLHTGSSHPSNTDPSSLLAGDMAMVQKEEQGRNLSTGKGRIFTGSSTRLEQQGSTPSTLDPPEVTSTPMIRVDDTAELMEEATQVAPCPSQCDSGDDTHDLLQSFALVERGDVLCLSLTHPPTCSPGGQPLSGVGPGTPTMDERSRARPCRPTPYHAKDPQQLCDLSAVQDSSFEVISLGSRSSSGFCEKWAGCHGGSSPTAVTSRTAQVVDSASCYLDLDTNGELVTRAMADLNLSGVLELPGVGGDDDFSHTSVDTAELLRTPSPYVVESDQEEGPGCVEVRNSQLKGLAGEDERDQWAVFSVLHNVQSQDSRQMNGEMQLISDAPPNTSTPKKQQENECSKTPQHITEGSYDGSVYHRDGTRIEVQCEIRRAELQGARCVVCVWLSRPGQQEAMLHHSGIYSNRASLQNSSSLSLGEAILEASRGGAGEALLSTLDLDHSRACDGQFSELYQPLHAVGKGAFGFVWQACRRSDREKVVVKFIRKGRIVSECWVDDPVLGRVSQEVAILTRLTHHNIVKVLEVFENEGYFQMVMEKHGEGLDLFEFIDKQPQLDEPLASYIFRQLVAAVVYLRNEGILHRDIKDENIIINTEFHIRLIDFGSAIPLAPGKLFYTFCGTLEYCSPEVLKGNPYSGPELELWSLGVLLYTLLFGENPFCDMEETLQSKLKPPFPLSPDLHAMLSGMLQPDPQQRMTLEQLLLQPWIRQPICLADYSWEEVFPYCKSHAPPQYHESGPGDFLGQGLYPDTRDDSSLPSDDDDERSMAAMTTELMKYLSDE
- the pask gene encoding PAS domain-containing serine/threonine-protein kinase isoform X2; this encodes MSLWTESRWTENQGNPRAKGDTVHVVKDDDSDLLEDDSFDLNKSYPCVGRPLYKGQALERWRFPGFIAGDSQNSCSSVAMRDIQIPSRHGSGSHSQSDSLSTVSESDRTLLSLLTCAGGFALSGPPAVHNPNKAVLTVDCKSTKILASNVKACTLFECTSNDLIGQKLSCFLKKTNQVLEEALSEGCLQTDGNVAVVSGKVLDAVSQRGTEVPVSVWTQRQSQEGQHCLVMMERVERISAHVSFSQDGSILSCDLVFAHLHGYRQTEELTGMSIREMIPSLHIPLHSRALPKMLRVQRVTSRCRGGTSLLLCIKLQGAVVCGKPQQLKDGDGLGGPEPQNTPGGPEDQQGSPVSSPVCRAPLPEHCENGKELSSGVKENSSLLSPGSGLVYSGTVWVFAPLSGLLTLHPDGSINSIHNHLSLSLLGFGNAELQGKDVTFLIPAFYDWFCGLENGVITLPQQPGDPCVYSGHPNPVPAANTVTHPIPTFPMGGKLQQGKDPSSLLAGDMAMVQKEEQGRNLSTGKGRIFTGSSTRLEQQGSTPSTLDPPEVTSTPMIRVDDTAELMEEATQVAPCPSQCDSGDDTHDLLQSFALVERGDVLCLSLTHPPTCSPGGQPLSGVGPGTPTMDERSRARPCRPTPYHAKDPQQLCDLSAVQDSSFEVISLGSRSSSGFCEKWAGCHGGSSPTAVTSRTAQVVDSASCYLDLDTNGELVTRAMADLNLSGVLELPGVGGDDDFSHTSVDTAELLRTPSPYVVESDQEEGPGCVEVRNSQLKGLAGEDERDQWAVFSVLHNVQSQDSRQMNGEMQLISDAPPNTSTPKKQQENECSKTPQHITEGSYDGSVYHRDGTRIEVQCEIRRAELQGARCVVCVWLSRPGQQEAMLHHSGIYSNRASLQNSSSLSLGEAILEASRGGAGEALLSTLDLDHSRACDGQFSELYQPLHAVGKGAFGFVWQACRRSDREKVVVKFIRKGRIVSECWVDDPVLGRVSQEVAILTRLTHHNIVKVLEVFENEGYFQMVMEKHGEGLDLFEFIDKQPQLDEPLASYIFRQLVAAVVYLRNEGILHRDIKDENIIINTEFHIRLIDFGSAIPLAPGKLFYTFCGTLEYCSPEVLKGNPYSGPELELWSLGVLLYTLLFGENPFCDMEETLQSKLKPPFPLSPDLHAMLSGMLQPDPQQRMTLEQLLLQPWIRQPICLADYSWEEVFPYCKSHAPPQYHESGPGDFLGQGLYPDTRDDSSLPSDDDDERSMAAMTTELMKYLSDE
- the pask gene encoding PAS domain-containing serine/threonine-protein kinase isoform X1, which translates into the protein MSLWTESRWTENQGNPRAKGDTVHVVKDDDSDLLEDDSFDLNKSYPCVGRPLYKGQALERWRFPGFIAGDSQNSCSSVAMRDIQIPSRHGSGSHSQSDSLSTVSESDRTLLSLLTCAGGFALSGPPAVHNPNKAVLTVDCKSTKILASNVKACTLFECTSNDLIGQKLSCFLKKTNQVLEEALSEGCLQTDGNVAVVSGKVLDAVSQRGTEVPVSVWTQRQSQEGQHCLVMMERVERISAHVSFSQDGSILSCDLVFAHLHGYRQTEELTGMSIREMIPSLHIPLHSRALPKMLRVQRVTSRCRGGTSLLLCIKLQGAVVCGKPQQLKDGDGLGGPEPQNTPGGPEDQQGSPVSSPVCRAPLPEHCENGKELSSGVKENSSLLSPGSGLVYSGTVWVFAPLSGLLTLHPDGSINSIHNHLSLSLLGFGNAELQGKDVTFLIPAFYDWFCGLENGVITLPQQPGGELLHTGSSHPSNTDPCVYSGHPNPVPAANTVTHPIPTFPMGGKLQQGKDPSSLLAGDMAMVQKEEQGRNLSTGKGRIFTGSSTRLEQQGSTPSTLDPPEVTSTPMIRVDDTAELMEEATQVAPCPSQCDSGDDTHDLLQSFALVERGDVLCLSLTHPPTCSPGGQPLSGVGPGTPTMDERSRARPCRPTPYHAKDPQQLCDLSAVQDSSFEVISLGSRSSSGFCEKWAGCHGGSSPTAVTSRTAQVVDSASCYLDLDTNGELVTRAMADLNLSGVLELPGVGGDDDFSHTSVDTAELLRTPSPYVVESDQEEGPGCVEVRNSQLKGLAGEDERDQWAVFSVLHNVQSQDSRQMNGEMQLISDAPPNTSTPKKQQENECSKTPQHITEGSYDGSVYHRDGTRIEVQCEIRRAELQGARCVVCVWLSRPGQQEAMLHHSGIYSNRASLQNSSSLSLGEAILEASRGGAGEALLSTLDLDHSRACDGQFSELYQPLHAVGKGAFGFVWQACRRSDREKVVVKFIRKGRIVSECWVDDPVLGRVSQEVAILTRLTHHNIVKVLEVFENEGYFQMVMEKHGEGLDLFEFIDKQPQLDEPLASYIFRQLVAAVVYLRNEGILHRDIKDENIIINTEFHIRLIDFGSAIPLAPGKLFYTFCGTLEYCSPEVLKGNPYSGPELELWSLGVLLYTLLFGENPFCDMEETLQSKLKPPFPLSPDLHAMLSGMLQPDPQQRMTLEQLLLQPWIRQPICLADYSWEEVFPYCKSHAPPQYHESGPGDFLGQGLYPDTRDDSSLPSDDDDERSMAAMTTELMKYLSDE